The stretch of DNA gcggcgcggcgaggtcacGCCGGCTGCGGAGGGTGCGGCGGCGCGACACGTGGCAAGAcgcggttggctgcgggcggcggcggcggtttgtcCGGTgcggcccggacgtgtccggcgcaccGGATGGAgggagactagggtttcggggggaggagAAGGGGAATTTCGGGggtggtctttatataggcatagagggagctaggagagtccaaatgaggtgcggttttcagccacgcgatcgtgatcgaatgctctagatgatggagagggtttaggtgggttttgggccaaattggaggggtgttgggctgcaacacacacgaggccttttcggtccctctgttaaccgttggagtatcaaacgaagtccaaatgatacgaaacttgacaggcggtctaccggtagtaaaccaaggccgcttggcaagtctcggtccaattcggaaatgtttaatccccacacacgaaagaaaggtagaaatgaccaccggaggagaacgaagcgccggaatgcaaaacggacaacggggaaaatgctcgaatgcatgagacgaacacgtatgcaaatgcaatgcacaagatgacatgatatgagatgcatgacaacgacaacaacacacggagacaaagacccgaacccgagaaaataaaataacttaacgccggaaacggcaagagttggagtacaaattgggaaagttacatccggggtgttacagaaccAGTCTGTTCAAGTGGGGATGTCGTGGCGGCAACGACATCCTTGTAGTGGACATGTGTCCTTGGGCTCCGTCGTTGCGACGACGATTGTTCCAACGTCGGCACGGACTTGGGAGGTAGtcgggagcggatgcagattgtggtctgcatcaacGACATCTGGAAGATGAAGCGTGTGTCGggctcgtggttcgtggatggcaggtatggtttcctccttcgatGTCTTAGTCATGTGGGGATGGCAGATGTGGAGTTCGTTGGTGTGTGTTTGGGGTGTTGTCCCAGTCTGATTTGTTCAACGGTAATGGTTTCGTCTTtggcgagccaccttggaggtccgcaaagctgcatatcagcgatggagccgcggtgACCTCGAGTGAAAAGGTGACCCGTCATTTTTTCTATCGGTGGCTGCTATAGTGGTGTCGGAGGCAGGCAACgggcattggtgtcaagcgcagaaACGTTTTACTATCTTTTTTAGTTTTGTCATGTCGATCTTTATGTAACATGTACgttaatctttatgatatgaatgagatatATTACTATGAAAaaaaacttggtatctttctttgtATATTGAGCTCCGTGCCCGaccttagactagccacaatgggagtaacttaactagtaacatcacacatttcaatacaaaattgcttatgtggcagctaattaatgaggagagaggggTTTGTGATAACTTAGCtatttactgtaacatcacacatttcaagacataatgagtctatagcctaataaatgaacttTTTCATGATACCactcatatgttactacccactatggaggtagcaacttagagggtgtttgttttcagggacttattggtttagggacttaaataagtccctataagtcccatctaaaccaaacaggagggacttatagggacttaaagtgggtatttgggacttatgaaataagactctcaagaagggacttatagggacatatagttgtaatatggtcttatagagacttataagttccaggaaccaaacaggtaggaACTTTTTAAGGACttgggacttataagttgggactaaaaaaatccTAGGACTTATGACCCAAACAGGGCCATAGACTACTAACATCGGGAAGTTACTACTCTATATTACTTCCAATTGTGAGCagtccttagggcatctccagccgcgccccaggaaggcctccccaggcattTTTTTTGCGTTGGCGCcggaaaaacggcccagtcgcgcccccaggagcccgattctcgccggcctgggccgaaaacagtgccggcggacccaggccgaacctggCGCGCtgggggggcgctcgggggcgtcGGGGCGAACtattttggcgcgaaaaagccacgggccagccgcgtcagggaCACGGCGGCTCGTCTTCCCCCAACTACCTCGGTTCCCgcagggaatcaatggcaaggctaccGTCGGTCAGCCTTGccgttgattcctcacgggcggcacgTCACGAGACGGcgagccgacgcctcccctccctcacacgcgtacacacgggcacggagcggctataaaagccggcggtctttcgcctgtgcccacaccagactcgcccctcgccgccgcccagcccctctctctccaTCTCCGTCTTCCTCTCCCGAGCGCCACTGGCAgccccttgttggggaacgtagtaatttcaaaaaatttcctacgcacacgcaagatcatggtgatgcatagcaacgagagggggagagtgtgatctacgtacccttgtagatcgacaatggaagcgttaacttggatggtgtagtcatacgtctccacggcccgaccgatcaagcaccgaaactacggcacctccgagttctagcacacgttcagctcgatgacgatcctcggactccgatccagcaaagtgtcggggaagagttccatcagcacgacggcgtggtgacgatcttgatgttctactgtcgcagggcttcgcctaagcaccgctacaatattatcgaggactatgatggaagggggtaccgcacacggctaagaatatgatcacgtggatcaacttgtgtgtctaggggtgcccctttccttcgtatataaaggatccaaggggggggggtgcggccggccctaataggaggcgcgcaggagcagtcctactcctaccaggagtaggactcccctccctttccttgtccaagtaggagagggggaaggagagaaggaaaaagggggggcgccgcccctccctccttgtccaattcggactagggggagagggggcgcgcggcctgccctggcagcccctcctcttctccactttaggcccatgaggcccactaaccccccggggggttccggtaaccccccggtgctccggttttatccgaaacttccccggaacacttccgtgtccgaatatagccgtccaatatatcaatctttatgtctcgaccattcctcgttatgtccgtgatcacatccgagactccgaactaacttcagtacatcaaaactcataaactcataatataactgtcatagaaaccttaagcgtgcggaccctacgggttcgagaacaatgtagacatgaccgagacacgtctccggtcaataaccaatagcggaacctggatgctcatattggctcctacatattctacgaagatcttttatcggtcagaccgcataacaacatacgttgttccctttgtcatcgatatgttacttgcccgagattcgatcgtcggtatcccatacctagttcaatctcgttaccggcaagtctctttactcgtttcgtaatacatcatctcacaactaactcattagttgcaatgcttgcaaggcttatgtgatgtgtattaccgagagggcccagagatacctctccgacaatcggagtgacaaatcctaatctcgaaatatgccaacccaacatgtacctttggagacacctgtagagcacctttataatcacccagttacgttgtgacgtttggtagcacacaaagtgttcctctggcaaacgggagttgcataatctcatagtcataggaacatgtataagtcatgaagaaagcaatagcaacatactaaacgatcgggtgctaaactaatggaatgggtcatgtcaattagatcattcacctaatgatgtgatcccgttaagcaaataacaactctttgtccatggttaggaaacataaccatctttgattaacgagctagtcaagtagaggaatactagtgacactctgtttgtctatgtattcacacatgtattatgtttccggttaatacaattctagcatgaataataaacatctatcatgatataaggaaataaataataactttattattgcctctagggcatatttccttcacccctctctctccctctctaccaCCGCCGAACCCGTCGCCATGGTAGagcgcttccccggagacgaggcggcggcgaacggtTTCGGCCGCCGTtcactccgcgaacaggagtcctggctcctgttccaggcgaacatcccggcgccgccagacatgcgcgccgggccgacggggtggcggCTCAGCGACGGGGGAGTGCCCGTTCCCCCGTTACCCGACGCCATGGCGAAGCCCaggtacttcgccgaggaggtcgaggtcGCGCGCGCCTCCCTGACCGACGGCGAGCGCTCCCTCCCCCAGTCGGTCGGCGCACTCGCAgcgtcggcatcgtcatcaacgagggcggccggcgcgcctcctcctcgtcggctcctccgcgcttcgtcaagccaaagatgaagccggggctggcgccggtgaaggcggagttcgacgacgacgacgcggccctagaatgggcgcgccaggactccattgcgatggaaaaggcgcgccgggagaagaagaaggagtgccagcgcgccgccctgcgccgcttcgaggagcgccgacgcggccgcgatgaagacgggggtcgtcgtcttatgcgacagcgacgaggacgacgacgcgccgccgccagtccgccatggcgacgccgggcaggggtccagcagaggCGCCCGCGtcgaggaggagaaggccgacgacgacgatggcggcaacggcggcgacgacttcagcccctttttttagattaggttaatgtaatgaaaatgcgtGAATTTCACCGAAATTTGCTATGTTTGAccgaaatttaactagtttttatTATAACTTTGCCGAACggctcttctttttttattttaataCGCGCCTGAGGCCGATGGCTGGGGACCGACTTGCTCCATGGTCATTTTTTGCACCGGCTCATCCTAGACGGCGCTTTTACACGTCCCTGAGGGCaagggctggagatgcccttacaggTCGCAAAGTCGGGCCGCACCAACAGCGGAAACAAGGCAACTCGGGTCACCCACCGTTTCCTTCAATCGGAAGAGAGCTATAGGGGAAAGGAGCCGCCAGGGAGAAGAAACAGAACGGAGCGAGGAGCCATGGCCGCCAGGAATTTCTTAGTCCGATCCCCCAAGGAGGAGGAATCCAGCGCTGCCGTCCGAGGTACCCCAAAGACCCTCTCGCTCTTCCTCTCTCAGTTCCACCACCGGGCCACACCATCGCAGATCCATCGGGAAACCAAGGCGGAACGCGGTTGTTTGGTCCAACCGGATGGATAGATTCTTGTTCTTGCGCTATGGTAGGTGGACATGGGGTCTCGTGTCTGCCTGGATTCCCTGATGCGTGATTTCTGCTCTCAGTGTGGGAAGCGGAAGATGATTCCTGGATTCCCTGATGCGTTATCTTGTTGCAGAGGCTGTCTTGTTGGGAGGGAAGAACGCCGCCATTGCTGGTACTGTGGTTGCGGTTCCCACGGTGCGTATTTGTGTGCTGAATTCTTGTGTGCATACTTGCATATATTCTGACCTCTGTTAAATTTAATTTTGTGCAGTTGGTTGCTTGCCGTGTCCTTCCTTGGGCTAAGCATAATCTGAACTACACCGCACAAGCACTCATCATATCGGCAGGTACTATGCTACTCAAAACTGTCTTTGCCGAGCTAGTGTAGTTCTGGCTGTAGTCTACTTTCATGCACTGGCAACATCATATAGACCTTATTTTGCATACAACAATATCATATTGTCCCCTTATTCAGTTATGTGCATGGCCATATATCTTCTTATGCCACCTGGCCCTGTTTTCACAAACAATGCTAGTCTTCAATAATTTTCAATGCACCGGTTCTCTATGATTGACATacacttttctttgttcatttttttgACCAATCTCATGCACTTTGGCAGCTTCGGGGTGCAGATTATGTTTCCAGTTTATCATTTTACTGCTGtttcctgtgtgtgtgtgtgtataattaTCTACTCTAGATTGGATTAACTTTACATATCCTGTTAGAGTGGCTCATCATGTTGATGTAAAACATAACATTCA from Triticum dicoccoides isolate Atlit2015 ecotype Zavitan chromosome 6A, WEW_v2.0, whole genome shotgun sequence encodes:
- the LOC119316749 gene encoding early nodulin-93-like — protein: MAARNFLVRSPKEEESSAAVREAVLLGGKNAAIAGTVVAVPTLVACRVLPWAKHNLNYTAQALIISAVCIAGFFITADKTILRNARQNTIGRIDKST